The Glaciimonas sp. PCH181 nucleotide sequence ATGTGCACACCGTCAGACCTGTTACACCAGCCAAACGTAGTTCCATCAAGTCCATTCCAAAGTCCGGAGGCAGGCGAGAATTTGAGATCAAAACCTAAATTCGCGCCCCGAAGATCGCAAACAGTTTGAGGAGAAGAGTGATAACCAGAGTCAGCACCAAGCTCTGAAAAATCTTGCCAACCAGAGACAGGCAAAGGATTTGGCGAAGCAGGGTCAGGTTTTTTTGCAGTACAAAAACTGAACGGGTCCAGCTTATCGCCGCCAAACGGATTCTTTCCGCTACAGTCTATATTAGTAGCCGAATCGTTTAACGCCCTACGCAACGCGTCCACACCCTCTATCAATCCAGCAATCACTGCGGCATTCAACAACGCACCAGCAGCACTATTTGCAATCGAGCTATTCGATACATTCGCAGTCGCAGTAGTCGGGACATTTACCTTTTCACCATTAGGCATTTGCAACACCGTATTACCTGATGCGCCAGCATTTACGCCAGAGCCAGAGGACGTAGCAGTTTGCGGAAAAGGATAGGATTGGGGAGCACCGGGACTGGAATACATCGTTCCCATTCCATTACTTAACGACGGTTGCCAAGTGTTAAAAATAGGCTGCTGTATTGGGGAAGACACGACAGTCGGAAGACTATTTTGTGCAATACCAGTAATGCTGAATTGCAGCAACATAAGCGCAATAACCACCCGGACGAAGACTTTCTGCTTACTCATAATCCCACCGATATATATGTGAAATAGGGCCGATGCCGGAGGGCCACCGCTGCGCGTCGTCCACCGTCACCAGCCCTATAAATGAAAAAAGCCCTCCTGCGCAATAAATCCACAGGAAGGCTACACGGGTGATTATTTCGCTTTGCTGAATGCTTTCTTCATCATGGAAATACCCCAGAAACCGCCAGCAACCAAAACCGCCACCGCAAACGCAGCAGCAATATAAGTCGTTGCAGTGCTACTCAGCGCAGTGATTGCAGCGACGCCGGGATCAGTACCATCAGCATGAGCGATACCAGTGAGAGCCAGCGTTCCAGCACCAGCGGCACCGACTTTAGCGACACCACCTTTAACGGAATCGTAACCACGCTGAGCAACGCGTTTAAAAGCTTGGTAAGTGCGACCAATAATTTTTTTCATCTTGAAAACTCCCTCTTTATGTGAACAGCCAAAATAAGATTTCAGGCGGCAAATTCTGAAAAATGTTAATCCAGCACTTCAATTGACTTGCGGATAATCCGCTGTATTGCACCAGCCGAATAACCAACTCCAAACGCGCTTAAGCAATAACCAACCACCTGCGCGGTAGTCATGGATGATTCCGAAAACGACGAACAATAAATCGAAACAAATAGACGCCGCCGACGAACAAAGCCAGCAACAATAACGTAGGCCAAATGCCCTTTATTAACATCATTTTGATTAACCTTTCGACAAGAAAAAAATGCCGTATCTCAGTGAAAAAATTCATCGCTGCACACCCGCAATCCAGCCAAGCGCGAAACAAAGAACGACAGCGATACCCATCAACATTCCGGGAGTAATGTCCATTTACTAATCCCAATAGGCCCGTATGCGAGGACCCGACTCCGTGGGGCCGCTTCCACCGGCGCGGCTGGATGCCGCGCCATCTGGAAGGCTGTTGCGCGCTTGCTCAGCCGCAAGCCGGTCTTGCAACACCTGTTCGGCCCATTGCAATTCCGAAGTGATATACGCATCCAGTTGACCGCCAACGTTATCCATTTGAAACAAGCGGTCCATGTATTCCTCCGGATCAAAGCTGTCCGGCACCGTCACCGTCCGACGCTCCAACTTGCACTTATCCTGAAAATACTTACTCGCAACCAGATTCCTCAAGCGAATTGCAGATTCGGCTTCACCCATGAGAACGGCCCCCCAACGTCAAGCGGTCTGCCATGATCGTGAATCCGGACAATGGATAATCGAAGCTTTGTGATAAGGCAAAGTGCCCATTCAGAAGGCCATATTTCACCTGTTCCAGACTCAAGCCATCCACCCCCTGCGGCCCGAGTCCACCGATCAGCGACCGACGCACGCGCCTTAATAAAACTGGGGAAATTAAACCAGCGGCGAGCACCGCGATCAGACTCAACAAGACCACCAACACCGTATGTTCTAGCACCATTTGGGAACCCCTCTTTTGACTCGAGTTTCGACGCGTATTTCATCGCGTAGGCAACCGGCTTATTTGCCTTTTCAGTTTTGGTTGAGCCATGCGGCCACCAACCCTGTTTATCGGCCTTTGGCATCGTTACACCACGAGGCATCCAGAACAGCGCGTGATAGTGAATAACGCCACGCTTTTGCATCTCGGCGACCCAAACATATTTGAGTTTTTCACCAGTACGGCGAAACATCCAGTTACGGACATTTGCCACATACGCAGACATGTGCTTTGAGTCCCAGCTATCTACAACGTATGTCAACGTGACCATGATGACGTTATGATTTTTGCGACCCTTCGCGAGGCTGATTTCGTGCAGCTTTGCAGCTACACCGATATTTCTACGAAGGCGTTTGTATCGCAATTCATCACGAACCATTTCGAGCGGGGTAAAGGCATTCGAACCGAAGTCCTCAAAGATGGTGTTATTTTTTTTAACACCTTGAAAATCTTTTTCATAAGAACCAACAGCCTCTGCGAATTTAGACACTGAATTACCCCGTTTATGAGTTGTTGATAGCTGGGACAAGCCCAACCCCTTAACAGCCTTACTCGACCACGCGCAGGGTATTTCTAGCCGTCTGGACAGCGTTACCGTCCTTGTCCTTGTAGTGATCGCGGAAACCGGCCACAGAGACCAGCACTGACACGTCATCGCCGGGACTGCCGAGTTTTTGATGGGACATGACTGCAACAGCAGTAGGAGATGTGAAGGAATCCGGCGCAGGTTGCATAACGCGGGATTCAAACGTGCGCTTGCC carries:
- a CDS encoding major coat protein — translated: MKKIIGRTYQAFKRVAQRGYDSVKGGVAKVGAAGAGTLALTGIAHADGTDPGVAAITALSSTATTYIAAAFAVAVLVAGGFWGISMMKKAFSKAK
- a CDS encoding single-stranded DNA-binding protein, which codes for MSDPKAPLKANQALVVGRIDNVRVFEVSGKRTFESRVMQPAPDSFTSPTAVAVMSHQKLGSPGDDVSVLVSVAGFRDHYKDKDGNAVQTARNTLRVVE